The genomic interval AAGCCCGAGCCGTCAGCAGCGCCGCTGTCGTCTGACCGGTCGTCCGCACGCTGTATACCGCAAGTTCGGCCTGTGCCGTAACAAATTGCGTGAAGCAGCCATGCGCGGTGACGTGCCTGGTCTGGTTAAATCAAGCTGGTAATGACGGCTGTTTTCAGGAGCAGAATCCTATGAGTATGCAAGATCCTTTGGCAGATATGCTAACCCGCGTGCGTAACGCACAAATGGTTGGTAAGCCGAGCGTTACCATGCCGTCTTCAAACTTGAAGGCAAGCGTTGCACGCGTGCTGACAGAAGAAGGCTATGTATCAGGTTTTGATGTAAGCGAAGGCGTTAAGCCAGAACTGACCATCGAACTGAAATACTTCGAAGGTAAGCCAGTTATCGCTGAGCTTGACCGTGTAAGTCGTCCAGGCTTACGTAATTATGCTGGGAAAGATGAGCTGCCTTCAGTCCGTGGTGGATTGGGTGTTGCGATTGTTTCTACCAGTAAAGGTGTTATGACCGACCGCGCAGCACGTGTTGCTGGCGTGGGCGGTGAAGTGCTCTGCACTGTTTTCTAACGGGAAGTCGTCATGTCACGAGTTGCAAAAAGTCCGGTTGAAATACCTGCTGGCGTTGATGTTAGTCTGAAAGGTCAAAACATCAATATTAAAGGCAAGCAAGGTACATTGGCACTCGCGGTTCATACTTCGGTAGAAGTGAAGCAGGACGGTACCGTTCTGACTTTCGCACCGCGCGATAATGCCAAGCAGTCCAATGCGTTAGCGGGTACTACCCGTGCGCTGGTAAACAACATGGTTAAAGGTGTTACAGCCGGTTTCGAAAAGAAACTGACTCTCATCGGTGTTGGTTACCGTGCGAAAGCATCTGGAAACACTGTAAACCTGACGTTGGGCTTTTCTCATCCTATCGATTACACCCTCCCGGCGGGTGTAACGGCTGAGACCCCTAGTCAGACCGAAGTAGTACTGAAGAGCGCCGACAAGCAATTGCTTGGTCAGGTTGCTGCTGAGATTCGCGCATTCCGTCCACCAGAGCCTTACAAGGGCAAGGGTGTTCGCTATAGCGACGAAAATGTACTGCGTAAAGAAGCTAAGAAGAAGTAGGGCTAGGATATGAGCGACAAGAAAATTGCTCGTCAACGTCGTGCTACCAAGGCTCGTGCGAAAATCGCCGAGCTGAAAGTTACCCGTTTGACGATTCATCGCACTCCACGCCATATCTACGCCCAGATTATTTCTGGCGAGGGCGCCAAAGTGTTAGCTTGTGCATCAACTCTTGATAAGAGCTTGCGCGAAGGTAAAACAGGCAACGTAGATGCCGCCAAGGCTGTTGGCAGTCTGATCGCTGAGCGCGCGAAAGCCGCTGGCGTGACCCAAGTAGCGTTCGATCGCAGTGGTTTCAAATACCACGGTCGGATTAAAGCATTGGCCGACGCCGCGCGTGAAGCCGGCCTGGAATTCTAAGGGTTGAATCATGGCTTACGAAAAGAAAGATACAGGTAATACCGAAGGCTTGCAGGAAAAGCTAGTCCAGGTAAACCGCGTTGCAAAAACTGTTAAAGGTGGTCGTATTTTTGCGTTCACAGCATTGACAGTTGTTGGTGACGGAAACGGTAAAGTAGGTTTCGGTCGCGGTAAAGCGCGCGAAGTGCCTATCGCAATCCAGAAAGCTATGGAAGCTGCCCGTCGCAACATGATCCAAGTTGAATTGAATGGCGATACCATTCAGTACGCAACCAAGGGTCGCCACGGCGGTTCTAAAGTTTACATGCAGCCTGCTTCTCAAGGTACCGGTGTTATTGCCGGTGGTGCGATGCGTGCGGTGCTGGAAATTGCTGGCGTCCAAAACATTTTGTCTAAGTGCTACGGTTCTACCAACCCGGTAAACGTTGTACGTGCGACATTCGACGCGCTCAAGGCTATGGTTTCTCCGGAATCCGTTGCGGCTAAGCGTGGCAAAAGTGTTGAAGACATTTTGGGCTAAGGCCTGAGACAAGAACTGAGAATTCGGAACGACTATGGCTAAGAAAACTGTCAAAGTGACTCAGGTAAAAAGCTCAATCGGCCGCCTGAAAAAGCACCAAGCCTGTTTGAAGGGCTTGGGACTGCGTCGCATCGGCCACACTGCTGAAGTAGAAGATACTCCAGCAACACGTGGAATGATTAACAAAGTGACCTATATGGTCCAGGTTGAGGGAGAGTAATATGCGTCTTAATACTCTGAGCCCAAACCCCGGCCGCAATCATGCCAAGAAGCGCGTAGGTCGCGGTATTGGTAGCGGTTTGGGTAAAACTGCTGGTCGCGGTCACAAGGGTTTAAAATCCCGTTCTGGTGGCAGTGTTCGTCCAGGCTTCGAAGGCGGTCAAATGCCTTTGCAGAAGCGCTTGCCAAAGTTTGGCTTCTCTTCACGTATCGGCCGCGTCACTGCGGAAGTGCGTTTAGGCGAGTTAAATAAGGTAGAAGGCGAACTAATTGATTTGGAAGCGTTGAAGCGAGCTGATATCATCGGCACCAACATTAAACGCGCCAAGATCATGTTGTCCGGCGAGCTGACTAAAGCAGTTACCGTTAAAGGTCTTGCTGTTACCAAGGGCGCCAAAGCTGCGATTGAAGCCGCTGGCGGTAAAGTAGAAGAATAATACGAGGTCCCAATGGCGAGTAATCTGCCATTAGGAAATCAGAAAGGTTTAGGCGAGCTTTGGGCTCGCCTTCGTTTTCTGTTTCTGGCTATTGTTGTATATCGGATAGGGACTCACATCCCTGTACCAGGCTTAGATCCTGATCGTTTGGCTAGCTTGTTCAACCAAAACCAAGGCACTATCTTGGGTTTGTTTAACATGTTTTCCGGCGGTGCGCTCGAGCGCATGAGTATCTTGGCGTTGGGTATCATGCCTTACATTTCTGCATCGATTATTATGCAGTTGATGACGGCCGTAACCCCCTCTTTAGAACAGTTAAAGAAGGAAGGTGATGCGGGTCGGCGCAAGATTAGCCAGTACACTCGTTACTTCACGGTAATGTTGGCGACTTTCCAGGGTATCGCGATGGCGGTGGGTTTCTCTGGTCAGGCGTATGGCGGCGAACCGGGTTTTAGCTTCTATTTTATTGCGGTTGTGTCACTCGTGACCGGCGCCGTATTTATGATGTGGTTAGGTGAGCAGGTTACTGAGCGCGGTATTGGTAATGGTATATCCATGCTGATTTTCGCAGGTATCGTAGCCGGTCTACCCAGCGCGGTTGGTCAGGCATTTGAAAGCTCGCGTCAGGGCGATTTGCACATCCTGATGTTGTTGGCAATCACCTTCCTGGCGATAGCGATTGTGTGGTTTGTGGTGCGTGTTGAGCGTGGTCAACGCCGTATTACGGTGAACTACGCCAAGCGTCAGCAGGGGCGGCAAGCCTTCGCGGCGCAAACCAGCCATTTACCCTTGAAAGTGAACATGGCCGGTGTAATCCCGCCCATTTTCGCGAGTAGTTTACTGTTGTTCCCTGCCTCCATTTCCAGTTGGTTTGGTCAGGGTGAAGGTGCCGGTGCAGAGTTTTTACAAGAGTTGGCGTTAGCTATTGGCCCAGGCCAGCCGCTTAACTTCGTCTTGTTTGCTGCGATGATCATCTTCTTCTGCTTCTTCTATACGGCGTTGATGTTTAACCCGAAAGAAGTGGCGGATAACCTTAAGAAATCTGGTGCTTACATCCCAGGGATTCGTCCCGGTGAGCAGTCGGCTAAGTATATTGATACCGTGCTGACCCGCTTGACTGTTGTAGGTGCGCTGTACATGGCAGCAGTGTGTTTGTTGCCGCAGTTTTTGATCGTAGCGACCAATGTGCCTTTCTATCTAGGTGGTACTTCGCTATTGATTGTGGTTGTGGTTGTCATGGACTTTATGTCCCAAGTGCAAGCCCATTTAATGTCTCATCAGTATGATTCACTGATGAAGAAATCAAACTTGAAGAGTTTTGGCCGCTAGGGTCAGGGCTGATTTAAGCGAGGTAGAAAATGAAAGTTCGTGCTTCAGTTAAGAAAGTTTGCCGTAACTGCAAAATGGTCAAGCGCAACGGTGTTCTGCGGGTAATCTGCAGCGTTGAGCCACGTCACAAGCAGCGTCAAGGCTAATTTAAGTGCCGAAGTTGTTGTTTAGCAACTTCGGCAAAGCCAGTTTTGTGGGTACTGAAACCTACATTCTGGTCAGGGGGCGTTGACTGTCGCTTAGGGAGCAATCCCTCGGCTATTGCATTTCGCTGGTATGTTCGCTATCCTGCTGCGCCTTTTGGTGTAGTGGGTGGCGTGCTTTGCCGTCAACGCTACAATTTTGTGCTTTATGGAGTAAATTGAATGGCCCGTATTGCTGGTGTCAATATACCAGATAACAAACACGCGGTTATCTCCTTAACCTACGTTTACGGCATCGGTCGCCCGACTGCTAAAGTAATTCTGGCTGCGACTGGTATTGCTGAAACGACAAAGGTTGGCGAGTTGTCCGAAGAACAATTGGACGTGCTGCGTGGTGAAATCGCCAAGCGTACGGTTGAAGGCGATCTGCGTCGTGAAATCAACATGAACATCAAGCGATTGATGGATCTTGGTTGTTATCGCGGCTTGCGTCATCGTCGCAACCTACCACTTCGTGGTCAGCGCACCAAGACAAACGCCCGCACCCGCAAGGGTCCGCGCAAGCCAATTAAGAAATAAATTGGCTTTTCGGTAACCAAAGGTTTAGGAAGAGATTGCTATGGCCAAGCCAAGTAATAAGACTGTTCGCAAGAAAGTCAAAAAGACCGTGGTTGATGGTGTTGCCCACATCCACGCTTCTTTTAATAACACGATTGTGACCATCACCGACCGCCAGGGTAACACCCTTTCATGGGCGACTGCCGGTGGTTCAGGTTTCCGTGGTTCACGTAAAAGTACGCCATTTGCTGCACAGGTTGCTGCAGAGCGTGCAGGTCAGGCCGCGCAAGAATACGGCTTGAAGAACCTAGATGTGGAAGTAAAGGGCCCAGGCCCAGGCCGCGAATCTGCTGTTCGCGCGCTGAATAATGTTGGCTACAAAATTACCAACATCGTTGACGTCACGCCGATTCCACACAATGGCTGTCGTCCTTCCAAGAAGCGTCGCGTCTAAGGGGACTTGAACAATGGCACGTTATATCGGACCAAAGTGTAAGCTGGCGCGTCGCGAGGGAACAGATCTGTTCCTGAAGAGTGGCGCACGCCCGCTAGATTCAAAATGTAAGGCAGAAACTGCACCTGGCCAACATGGTCAACGTCGCGGTCGTTTATCCGACTACGGTGTGCAGCTTCGCGAAAAGCAAAAAGTTCGTCGTATTTACGGCATTCTTGAAAAGCAATTCCGTGGTTACTACAAAGAAGCAGCCCGTCGTAAGGGTGCAACCGGTGAAAACCTGTTGAAGCTGTTGGAAACGCGTTTAGATAACGTTGTTTACCGTATGGGTTTCGGTTCTACACGTTCCGAAAGCCGTCAGTTGGTTTCTCATAAGACGATTTTGGTTAACGGCAAGACCGTAAACATCCCGTCTTATCAAGTAGCTGAAGGCGACGTGGTTGCCGTGCGTGAAAAGTCAAAGACTCAGCTGCGTATTGCGCAAGCTCTGACCTTGGCTGCACAGCGCGCAGACGTTGAGTGGGTTGATGTGAGCAGCGATAAGAAGGAAGGCACTTTCAAGCGCGTTCCCGATCGTGGCGATCTATCTGCCGACATCAACGAAAACCTGATCGTTGAACTTTACTCCAAGTAATTAACCCCTAACAGGAACGGCTATGCAGAGTGCAGTAAACGAGTTTTATACACCGCGTCATATCGACGTTACCGAATTGAGCTCAACCCGCTCAAAGGTGGTTCTAGAGCCTCTGGAGCGTGGTTTTGGTCATACGTTGGGCAATGCGTTGCGTCGCATATTGCTATCTTCCATGCCCGGTTGTGCGATCACCGAAGTTAAAATCGACGGTGTACAACACGAGTACAGCGCTATCGAAGGCGTGCAGGAAGACGTTATCGAAATCCTGCTCAACCTGAAGGGTGTGGCAGTAATCATGCACGGTAAAGATCAGGTTGAACTGACTTTATCGAAAAAAGGTGCGGGCGTTGTAACCGCTGGCGATATCCAAGTTGATCACGAAGTTGAGATTAAAAATCCCGACCACGTTATTGCTAATATCACCGGTGACAAAGCGCTCAACATGAAGCTGACCGTGTCACGCGGTCGCGGCTATGAGCCAGCTGATCAGCGTCACAGCGACGAGGAAGAAACTCGCGCTATTGGTCGCTTGCAGTTGGATGCATCTTTCAGCCCGGTTAAGCGCTTAGCTTATTCAGTAGAAAGTGCGCGTGTTGAACAGCGTACCGATTTGGATAAGTTAGTGTTGGATTTAGAGACCAATGGCACAATCGAGCCAGAGGAAGCTATCCGTCGCGCAGCTACTATCCTGCAGCAGCAGTTGGCAGTATTTGTTGATCTGGAAGGCGAGAAAGAAGCTGAGCCAGTGCGTAAAGAAGAAGAAATCGATCCGGTGCTGTTGCGCCCAGTTGATGACCTCGAGCTTACCGTACGCTCTGCCAATTGCTTGAAAGCTGAGAACATTTACTACATCGGCGATCTGATTCAGCGCACCGAAGTTGAGCTGTTGAAGACCCCGAACCTGGGTAAAAAGTCACTGACCGAAATCAAAGATATTCTTGCTTCGCGCGGTTTGTCTTTGGGTATGCGTCTTGAAAACTGGCCACCAGCTAGTCTTCGTTCAGACGACAAGTAGGTAGATTCTGTGCGCGGTACGCCGCGCGCTTAACAAGATTTGCTGTGATAGCAATCAGAATGAATAGGATTTAGCGTCATGCGTCATCGTAAAAGTGGCCGTCAACTGAATCGTAACAGCTCACACCGTAAGGCTATGTTCAAGAACATGGCGATTTCTTTGGTTGAGCATGAACTGATTAAGACTACTTTGCCAAAGGCAAAGGAACTGCGCCGCGTCGTAGAGCCTTTGATCACTTTGTCAAAGACTGACAGTGTTGCAAACCGTCGTTTAGCGTTCAGCCGTCTGAACAATGATAAAGCGGTTGGTAAGCTGTTCAACGAACTAGGCCCACGCTTCGAAGGCCGCCCCGGCGGTTATGTTCGTATTTTGAAATGTGGTTTGCGTACCGGCGACAAGGCTCCTATGGCCTATGTTGAGTTGGTTGATCGCAATGCCAAGGTTGAAGCTGCTGAGTAATTAGCGCTGAGATCAAAAAAAGGCCGAGCTTATGCTCGGCCTTTTTTTTGCCCTCATTCTAGGCGTTAATATTTTTCTAATGGCAATCGCGACATTCGTCTTTCCTCGCGGTTCCTATGTCGGCATAGATATCCTTGATTTTAAGGCGGAGTTACCAATTTGCGACAGACCCGTACAGCAAAAAGGCGCTCGAGTGAGCAAAGTCTTGTTGACGGTTTAGCGGCCGCTTAGCATGAGTGCTCATAATATTATCAGCCCTAATGTAGGTTGGTTAAAAATCACTGGAGATATCAATGTTTAAGCCCCGTCTACTTTCCCAAGCGCTCGCTATGTCAGCGGTTAGTCTGTCCGCACCACATGTTCTGGCTCAAGACGCCGCCATCTTCGATATCGAAGAAGTTATCGTTACGGCGACCCGACGTGCAGAAGGCGTCCAGGATATTCCCTATAACATTACAGCAGTGAATGGCGAAGCGCTCCGTGAGCTCGGCGCCACAAGCTTGTCAAAAATGGCCCAATTTGTTCCTGGTATGCAGATGGTTGATGCTGGTGCGCGCGGTACCAGCCTGGTGACCCTAAGGGGGATGAACATTGGAGGCTTACAAGCGTCAGAAAACCAAGGCGGTAAAGATGTCATTTCCCGTTATGTAAACGACACACCTTTATTAATCGACTTTAAACTCATCGACATTGAGCGGATTGAAGTGTTACGTGGTCCTCAGGGCACGCTTTACGGTCGTGGCGCCATGGGTGGTACCGTTCGTTATATCTTGAACAAGCCAAGCACTGAGGCTTTTGAAGGCGAAGTTTACGGCAAGATGTCGCAAAACGCCGAAAGTGACAGCCTGTCCTATGAAACCAATGCGATAGTAAATATTCCCTTGTCAGAAACGGTTGCGGCGCGCTTTGCCGTAGGCTATCTCGATGATGCGGGCTTTATTGATTACACCGACGTGCTCACTCAACCAGGCATATCAAACAATTCCCGCGTTGTAAAAGATGCTAATAACGAACAAACCACTAGTGCTCGCGCTTCCTTGCGCTGGGAGCCTACCGAGGAGTTCTATGTACAAGCTAATTACTTCGTGCAAGATCAAGATGCAGGCGCGCGTCAGGCAGGTAATGAGCTTTATACCGGCAACAAATATCATTCCGCCATGCGTTACGTTGAGCCCTATGAAGCTAAAGATCAGCTTGCTAACGTAGAGTTTGATTGGAAAACCGATTATGTAGAGATTTTCTCCACTACTTCTTTAGCCAGTTTTACCGGTAGAGGTCAGCGCGATCAAACCGATCTATTGGTTGTGGATATTTGGCCTGGTTACGCCGATTTCCCAGAGTTTTCGGCGTTCACGCAAGAGCTTGATGATGTAGATACCTTAGTGCACGAGACGCGCTTCCTTTCTACGGGCGATGGCGCAATCGACTGGATCGCCGGCATCTACTACGAGAATGAAGAGTCCGAAGGTTCGTCTACAGAGTACACGCCTGGGTATCAGGATTGGGCTGGTATCGATACCGGTTGGGGTGAGGTTGAATATCTAGCTACGAATAAGGATACCTTTACCGAAAAAGCGGTGTTTGGTGAGGTTACCTGGCACATCACCGATGCCATGCAGGTAACCGGTGGCTTACGTCGCTTCGAGCAAACCTTGAATATCAAAGAAGATTGTACATTACTCGCGATCTACAACTGGAATGGCACTCCTGGTGATGCTACAGAGCCCGAGTGTGATTCGGGTAAGGGCTCGGTTAAAGATTCTGTCGGTAAGCTCAATGTATCTTATGACCTTACCGAAGATATGATGGTGTATGGAACTTGGGCTGAAGGCTTCCGCCGCGGTGGAGTTAATATTGGGCCTGGCCTGCTTGCTAGTGAAAAAACCTACGCGCCAGACAAGGCTACAAACTATGAGCTAGGTTTGCGCTCTACTTGGGTTGATGGTCGAGTTACGGCTAATGCGGCGTTGTTTCAGATTGATTGGTCTGACTTGCAAGTACCCACCAAGTCTCAAGAAAATGCGTTAAACATTACTAAGAACGGTCAGGAAGGTCAGATTCGAGGCGTTGAATTAACCTTGCAGGCCTATGCAACAGAGCGACTTCGCCTTGATGGCTGGATAACTTTCTACGACACGCAGCTGACAGAGGATGCGCCTGAAATTAACGGTCTTGAGGGTGACGCCTTTCCAGGTGTACCAGAGTTGCAATTTAACTTAGCCGCTGATTACAGCATTCCGTTAGGTGCCGCTGAGTTAGTTCTTCGTGGTAACTACTACTGGAAAGACTCGGTAGCAACCCAGTTAAACGACACCATTGCTAACAACGGTGATTACGTTGAGCTCGATAGCTACGGCTTGCTCAACCTGAGCGCTGACTACGTGCAAGATCAATGGAATGTGAAGCTATTCATTGATAACGCAACTAATGAGTACTACGAGAATGGTGCACGTGGCGAAGCACGTTACGGTGATCGCGGTTCGTTCCGTTACGTGGGCAATCCACGCATGATAGGATTGGAAGCAGGTTACCGTTTCTAATTACTGTTTTTTGTTACAAAAAGGCGGCCTCGTGCCGCCTTTTTTCTGGGAGTGAACGGCTGTTGGATACTCAAGTTGAATGGTCTGCATTGCTCGCCCAAAGTCGGCAAGCCATGTCAGAACAAAATTGGCCGCGACTAAATCAATGCTGCAAGGCGTGGTTAAGTCGCTGGCCAAATCATTCTGAAGGTCACTTTCTTGCAGGTGTGCTCGCCGGGCAATCAGAGAGATATCAACTTGCTGCGCGCGCCTTTGAACGCGCCTTAAGTCTAGATGAGCAGCGCTGTGACGCGGCGGTTCATCTGGCCCGTTGTTTAGTTCGAACAGCTGAGCATGGCCGCGCAGCCGAATTAGTTCGCATAGCGAGTCCGGATATACAAAGCAGTGCATTTCTGCTCGATTTGGCCGGCTCGGTGTTGACCCACGTTGGGTGTCATCTAGAGGCGCTGCCTTATTTCACTAAAGCCGTTCAGCTAAAACCGTCGAATCCGCATTACTTAAGTAATCTCTCTGCGTGCGCACTGTTCAATGGCGAGATGTTATTGGCGCGCGATAGTCTCTTGAAAAATCTAGAATTAAGGCCGAAAGACGCACGTGCTTGGTGGCAGCTTTCACGCTTAAAGCAGAGCGCGCCTGAAGTCCTTAGCGGCCAAATTTGTCAATTTCTTTCTAGTTGGTCTGAACCACAAGATCTCGCTTATGCTAATTATGGCTTAGGTAAGTTAGCGGAAGATGTCGATGATTGGGTGAGTGCTTCCCGTTATTATCAAGCGGCTGCAGCACAGGCAAAGTTAATCGCACCGCCATATAATCAAGCAACAGAATCGGCTTTAGTTTCCGCTATTATTAAGCATTACGATGCCAGCTGGCTTGCCCAAGCTAAGCTCGCGGCAGTAAAAATTAATGCGTCTGACGAAACGAATCCGCTCTTTATTGTTGGTTTACCGCGTACCGGCACCACACTGGTGGATGCAGTTCTGTGTGCCCACTCTGCAGTGTCTGGTGCAGGCGAGTTACAGTTTCTTGGTGTAGGTGTTAAGTCTTTGAGTGGAGTCTTAAGTGCAGACCCAATTAATGCCGACATAATGACGGCAATGGCGGGTGTTAATGCTGACAAGCTGGCTGAGCGTTATTGGCGTGAATCGAATTATTTGGGGCGATTAGGCCGTTATCGAACTGATAAGCTGCCCTTTAATTATTACTACCTTGGGCTCATTGCAGCCGCTTTCCCGCGCGGGAAAATTGTCCATCTGACGCGCCACCCGCTTGACGCTTGCTTTGCCATCTATAAACAGTTGTTCGCCGGTGCCTATGCGTTTTCATACAACCTTGATGAGTTGGCGGAATACTATTTAGGTTATCACCGCTTGATGGCGCATTGGCGAAGTTTACTGGGCGATCGCTTGGTCGAGGTTAGTTACGAAAATTTGGTTGCCAACCCAGAAGAGGAGATTCGATCATTATTGGTGCGGTTGGATTTACCGTTCGAGTCAGCCTGCCTCAATTTTCATCAGCAAAAAAACACCGTAGCAACAGCAAGTGCGGCGCAAGTGCGGGAAAAGCCGCATACGCGCTCCGTCGGTCGATGGCAGCACTTTACCGAGTTAATGGCGCCGGTTAGAGAAAAATTAACCCAAGCCGGCGTGCTCCAATTTGCGCGTAATTGAAATTTAAGCTTTTGCTTTTTTAGTCTTAGTGCTTTTCGGCTTCGGCGCAGGGCCGGCTTTGGCCAACATGGGTTTCAAAAATTGACCCGTGTAAGACTGTTTAACTTTGGCAACATCCTCGGGTGTGCCCTGAGCGATAATTTCGCCACCGCCGCTGCCGCCTTCTGGCCCTAGGTCGACGATCCAATCCGCGGTTTTTATAACGTCTAAATTGTGTTCGATAACGACGACGGTATTGCCGTGATCGCGCAACCTATGCAGTACGTTTAATAGTTGTTGAATGTCGTAAAAATGCAGGCCGGTAGTCGGTTCATCGAGAATATAGAGGGTTTTACCTGTGTCGCGTTTAGATAGTTCTTTGGCGAGCTTGACCCTTTGCGCTTCGCCGCCAGACAGTGTTGTAGCGGCTTGGCCAAGGCGAATATAGGAAAGGCCAACATCCATCAATGTCTGTAATTTTTTCGCGATTGCAGGAACCGCGTCGAAAAATTCACGCGCATCCTCAACGGTAAGATCCAATACTTCATGAATGTTCTTACCCTTGAATTTTATTTCAAGGGTTTCGCGGTTGTAGCGTTTGCTTTTGCACACATCGCAAGGCACGTAGACATCGGGTAAAAAGTGCATTTCTACTTTAGTGACGCCGTCGCCTTGGCAGGCCTCACAGCGGCCACCTTTCACGTTAAAGCTAAACCGGCCAGCTTTGTAGCCGCGCGAGCGCGCTTCTTGCGTGCCGGCAAAAATGTCGCGAATTGGGGTGAAAATACCGGTATAGGTTGCTGGGTTTGAACGCGGCGTGCGGCCAATCGGGCTTTGATCAATATCGACACACTTGTCAAACTGATCCATGCCCTTAATGCTTTTATAGGGTGCAGGTTTTAGTGTGGTGGCCTTATTAAGTTCTGTTGCAGCGATGGGGTGCAGCGTTGCATTCACCAACGTTGATTTACCAGAGCCTGATACCCCGGTTACACAGGTCATTAAACCTACCGGAATTGTCAGCGTGACATCTTTCAAGTTGTTGCCGGTGGCGCCAGAAAGTATCAGCTCTTGCTTGGGGTCATAGGGCGTGCGTTTGCTTGGAATCGCAATAGATTTTCGGCCAGAGAGGTAGTCCGCCGTGAGCGAATTCTTCGCCTTAAGTACTTGTTGGTAAGTGCCCGCTGCCACCACTTCGCCGCCATGCACGCCGGCACCAGGGCCAATATCTATGAGGTAGTCGGCGCTGCGAATGGCATCTTCGTCGTGTTCTACCACGATCACCGTGTTACCCAGATCGCGTAGGTGCGTTAGCGTGCGAAGTAAGCGCTCATTATCGCGCTGGTGTAGGCCGATGGAGGGTTCGTCCAGAATGTACATTACGCCCACAAGGCCCGCACCAATCTGGCTGGCTAGCCTAATACGTTGCGCTTCGCCGCCGGATAGTGTTTCGGCGCTACGGCTAAGGGTTAGGTAATTGAGCCCAACATCGACCAGAAAGCGAAATCGATCCTGCAGCTCTTTCAGAATCTTACTGGCAATTTCTTGTTTACTGCCGGCAAATTTGAGCTTATTAAAATAATCGTAGGCCTCGCCCACCGGAAGGTTGGTAATTTCGGGTAGCGGTCGGTTGTCGATAAACACATTGCGCGCATCTTTGCGTAAACGTGTGCCTTCACATTCCGGGCAACTTTGATGGGAC from Simiduia curdlanivorans carries:
- the rpsH gene encoding 30S ribosomal protein S8; this translates as MSMQDPLADMLTRVRNAQMVGKPSVTMPSSNLKASVARVLTEEGYVSGFDVSEGVKPELTIELKYFEGKPVIAELDRVSRPGLRNYAGKDELPSVRGGLGVAIVSTSKGVMTDRAARVAGVGGEVLCTVF
- the rplF gene encoding 50S ribosomal protein L6 codes for the protein MSRVAKSPVEIPAGVDVSLKGQNINIKGKQGTLALAVHTSVEVKQDGTVLTFAPRDNAKQSNALAGTTRALVNNMVKGVTAGFEKKLTLIGVGYRAKASGNTVNLTLGFSHPIDYTLPAGVTAETPSQTEVVLKSADKQLLGQVAAEIRAFRPPEPYKGKGVRYSDENVLRKEAKKK
- the rplR gene encoding 50S ribosomal protein L18, which gives rise to MSDKKIARQRRATKARAKIAELKVTRLTIHRTPRHIYAQIISGEGAKVLACASTLDKSLREGKTGNVDAAKAVGSLIAERAKAAGVTQVAFDRSGFKYHGRIKALADAAREAGLEF
- the rpsE gene encoding 30S ribosomal protein S5, whose translation is MAYEKKDTGNTEGLQEKLVQVNRVAKTVKGGRIFAFTALTVVGDGNGKVGFGRGKAREVPIAIQKAMEAARRNMIQVELNGDTIQYATKGRHGGSKVYMQPASQGTGVIAGGAMRAVLEIAGVQNILSKCYGSTNPVNVVRATFDALKAMVSPESVAAKRGKSVEDILG
- the rpmD gene encoding 50S ribosomal protein L30, encoding MAKKTVKVTQVKSSIGRLKKHQACLKGLGLRRIGHTAEVEDTPATRGMINKVTYMVQVEGE
- the rplO gene encoding 50S ribosomal protein L15, whose product is MRLNTLSPNPGRNHAKKRVGRGIGSGLGKTAGRGHKGLKSRSGGSVRPGFEGGQMPLQKRLPKFGFSSRIGRVTAEVRLGELNKVEGELIDLEALKRADIIGTNIKRAKIMLSGELTKAVTVKGLAVTKGAKAAIEAAGGKVEE
- the secY gene encoding preprotein translocase subunit SecY, giving the protein MASNLPLGNQKGLGELWARLRFLFLAIVVYRIGTHIPVPGLDPDRLASLFNQNQGTILGLFNMFSGGALERMSILALGIMPYISASIIMQLMTAVTPSLEQLKKEGDAGRRKISQYTRYFTVMLATFQGIAMAVGFSGQAYGGEPGFSFYFIAVVSLVTGAVFMMWLGEQVTERGIGNGISMLIFAGIVAGLPSAVGQAFESSRQGDLHILMLLAITFLAIAIVWFVVRVERGQRRITVNYAKRQQGRQAFAAQTSHLPLKVNMAGVIPPIFASSLLLFPASISSWFGQGEGAGAEFLQELALAIGPGQPLNFVLFAAMIIFFCFFYTALMFNPKEVADNLKKSGAYIPGIRPGEQSAKYIDTVLTRLTVVGALYMAAVCLLPQFLIVATNVPFYLGGTSLLIVVVVVMDFMSQVQAHLMSHQYDSLMKKSNLKSFGR
- the rpmJ gene encoding 50S ribosomal protein L36 — encoded protein: MKVRASVKKVCRNCKMVKRNGVLRVICSVEPRHKQRQG
- the rpsM gene encoding 30S ribosomal protein S13, whose translation is MARIAGVNIPDNKHAVISLTYVYGIGRPTAKVILAATGIAETTKVGELSEEQLDVLRGEIAKRTVEGDLRREINMNIKRLMDLGCYRGLRHRRNLPLRGQRTKTNARTRKGPRKPIKK
- the rpsK gene encoding 30S ribosomal protein S11 produces the protein MAKPSNKTVRKKVKKTVVDGVAHIHASFNNTIVTITDRQGNTLSWATAGGSGFRGSRKSTPFAAQVAAERAGQAAQEYGLKNLDVEVKGPGPGRESAVRALNNVGYKITNIVDVTPIPHNGCRPSKKRRV
- the rpsD gene encoding 30S ribosomal protein S4, coding for MARYIGPKCKLARREGTDLFLKSGARPLDSKCKAETAPGQHGQRRGRLSDYGVQLREKQKVRRIYGILEKQFRGYYKEAARRKGATGENLLKLLETRLDNVVYRMGFGSTRSESRQLVSHKTILVNGKTVNIPSYQVAEGDVVAVREKSKTQLRIAQALTLAAQRADVEWVDVSSDKKEGTFKRVPDRGDLSADINENLIVELYSK
- a CDS encoding DNA-directed RNA polymerase subunit alpha → MQSAVNEFYTPRHIDVTELSSTRSKVVLEPLERGFGHTLGNALRRILLSSMPGCAITEVKIDGVQHEYSAIEGVQEDVIEILLNLKGVAVIMHGKDQVELTLSKKGAGVVTAGDIQVDHEVEIKNPDHVIANITGDKALNMKLTVSRGRGYEPADQRHSDEEETRAIGRLQLDASFSPVKRLAYSVESARVEQRTDLDKLVLDLETNGTIEPEEAIRRAATILQQQLAVFVDLEGEKEAEPVRKEEEIDPVLLRPVDDLELTVRSANCLKAENIYYIGDLIQRTEVELLKTPNLGKKSLTEIKDILASRGLSLGMRLENWPPASLRSDDK
- the rplQ gene encoding 50S ribosomal protein L17 — translated: MRHRKSGRQLNRNSSHRKAMFKNMAISLVEHELIKTTLPKAKELRRVVEPLITLSKTDSVANRRLAFSRLNNDKAVGKLFNELGPRFEGRPGGYVRILKCGLRTGDKAPMAYVELVDRNAKVEAAE